One window of Pieris napi chromosome 1, ilPieNapi1.2, whole genome shotgun sequence genomic DNA carries:
- the LOC125050466 gene encoding 60S ribosomal protein L12, with product MPPKFDPNEVKIVNLRCIGGEVGATSSLAPKIGPLGLSPKKVGDDIAKATSDWKGLKITVQLVVQNRQAQISVVPSAAALIIRALKEPPRDRKKQKNIKHSGNITLEDVIGIAKVMRARSMARYLSGTVKEILGTSQSVGCTIDGRPPHDLINDINSGALTIDE from the exons atgcCGCCCAAATTCGACCCTAACGAAGTTAAAATCG TGAACTTGAGATGTATTGGAGGAGAAGTTGGAGCTACATCATCGTTAGCTCCTAAGATTGGTCCTCTTGGTCTC TCCCCAAAAAAAGTGGGGGATGACATAGCAAAGGCAACTAGTGACTGGAAAGGACTAAAGATTACTGTGCAGTTGGTAGTACAAAACAGACAAGCACAGATCTCTGTTGTGCCTTCTGCTGCTGCCCTGATCATTAGAGCTTTAAAAGAACCCCCACGTGACCGCAAGAAGCAAAAGAaca TTAAGCACAGTGGAAACATCACATTGGAAGATGTCATTGGTATTGCTAAAGTCATGAGAGCCAGGTCAATGGCACGTTATCTGTCTGGAACAGTCAAAGAAATCCTTGGTACATCTCAATCTGTTGGCTGCACAATAGATGGTAGACCACCACATGACCTTATTAATGACATCAACAGTGGTGCTCTTACTATTGATgaataa